Proteins encoded in a region of the Anopheles ziemanni chromosome 2, idAnoZiCoDA_A2_x.2, whole genome shotgun sequence genome:
- the LOC131283151 gene encoding uncharacterized protein LOC131283151, translating to MPHTMSSTTWIEEQPARSPVRTPPGPRKPTVSRDTAGSTTDAFSNISNGQGSVGSGRSGVRRFGDIFRNRLRMAGAAAMRTFNESFPQECKMHSDEESNVQTPSPKTGGKGRRAFGELVDAVLVNERAVAGAQSRRDRTFTERSNTLAGVGAGGNAGGLRSRRSSTMFRQRTVHRTSSGVNKSTVVEDGAAAKDGTEYGGHQQQPRNEDVQCKPDDAAPTESRVATDFHRPAQSVPVAMLRGEKSLPSGGPDAVDEVVVGKPPSRERVNSTSHYSTEKSGSSGYYSTNLYSTGGSLVDEHIYCEPIDRCPRTQALDVGKDRQGLPALKRQPPVVGSEESASVAPANCDRKRRGKNDQELSELQRNVRGLEQYYYPSSLASPAAPVQISVLRATVVQQQQQSLGVSGVQECGAQDQSCTEAGQLQPVEDPPDPSEQPLSVIMEGIDGQIPRPIWPLDTDDSLMDINLESFRMANHSSQNLIGFESPSLSSLTDNEQYAHGANGAAGEVAQGPGEQGHVRKKSQYEEYLEFHNTRNILEQIRGKLNTLLEQRNAEQQDQPSQRVPSSGNPFANSTLVGPPASGETELEKNIAILKADLDGYLRTMNQKNENEIKRFCRGMSREPKVVAVQNAVEQRNRSRSGSIMSLEHDYELLDRSGGAAGLPYGSIVSVGSESQLPYYQVMPPMEGEGPRHYPSGRPPAALPTAAALVLNRRSPPNPFAQEVRSCQLFQHGPASTSLAGSHSLCCQQRYLNSDEIRICSRYGGCDRAGGGHANVAIDMPEDGEDNDSDDDESFVGVSAGRGSVSIGMPPMDAGSSADGGDVRRGSRVKIKSDASSDGDGGKGGDSASDSSAGRAAMAHCDFSQLQRNITLERIILMESLGKGRTGQFGDKEKMLLEWHQNKPSCWELYYGANREEQKPHQTLIRKMKLGRKNTVCISYPSTRPESDFTLDVPRAEQLRLKMKKEKQFRSRCRWFFYFLSVVFFLLSVMVVSLILTRGKRMFGSMI from the exons ATGCCCCACACCATGTCGTCCACCACGTGGATCGAGGAGCAGCCGGCCCGGTCACCGGTGAGGACACCGCCGGGCCCCCGGAAGCCCACCGTCAGCCGGGACACCGCGGGGTCGACGACGGATGCGttcagcaacatcagcaacgGCCAGGGAAGCGTCGGCTCGGGCCGGTCGGGGGTGCGCCGGTTCGGGGACATCTTCCGGAACCGGTTGCGGATGGCGGGGGCGGCGGCGATGCGGACGTTCAACGAAAGCTTCCCCCAGGAATGCAAGATGCACTCGGACGAGGAGAGCAACGTGCAGACACCCTCACCGAAGACGGGCGGGAAGGGTAGGCGGGCTTTTGGCGAGCTGGTCGATGCGGTGCTGGTGAACGAGCGGGCAGTGGCGGGTGCGCAGAGTCGCCGGGATCGGACCTTCACCGAGCGGAGCAACACTCTGGCCGGAGTCGGTGCAGGTGGAAACGCTGGTGGCCTCCGATCGAGACGCAGTTCGACTATGTTCCGTCAGCGGACAGTACACCGGACGTCGAGTGG TGTGAACAAGAGTACTGTTGTTGAGGACGGAGCAGCTGCCAAAGACGGCACCGAGTACGGTggacaccagcagcagccgcgGAACGAGGACGTGCAGTGCAAACCGGACGATGCGGCCCCGACGGAGTCCCGCGTGGCAACCGACTTCCATCGCCCGGCTCAGTCCGTGCCCGTGGCCATGCTTCGCGGCGAGAAGTCGCTTCCCAGTGGTGGACCGGATGCGGTGGATGAGGTCGTCGTGGGGAAGCCGCCGAGCCGTGAACGCGTAAACTCTACCTCACACTACTCGACCGAGAAGAGCGGCTCGTCGGGGTACTACAGCACGAACCTCTACTCGACCGGTGGTTCCCTGGTGGACGAGCACATCTACTGCGAACCGATTGACCGTTGTCCGCGCACGCAGGCTCTCGACGTGGGCAAGGATCGCCAAGGGCTGCCTGCGTTGAAGAGACAGCCGCCGGTGGTCGGAAGTGAGGAGTCCGCGAGTGTGGCTCCAGCGAACTGTGATAGGAAGCGACGGGGTAAGAACGACCAGGAGCTGTCGGAGTTGCAGCGCAACGTGCGGGGCTTGGAGCAGTACTACTATCCCTCCTCGCTAGCGTCTCCTGCAGCTCCGGTGCAGATTAGTGTCCTCCGTGCGACTGtagtgcagcagcagcagcagtcactTGGTGTGTCCGGAGTCCAAGAGTGTGGTGCGCAGGACCAGTCCTGCACAGAAGCTGGTCAACTGCAACCGGTGGAAGACCCTCCGGACCCATCGGAGCAACCCTTGTCCGTCATCATGGAGGGGATTGATGGGCAGATTCCGCGACCCATTTGGCCGCTCGATACCGACGACTCACTGATGGACATCAACCTAGAATCGTTCCGGATGGCGAACCACAGCAGTCAGAATTTGATCGGTTTCGAAAGCCCCTCGCTTTCGTCACTCACGGACAACGAGCAGTATGCGCATGGGGCGAACGGTGCCGCAGGTGAAGTCGCCCAAGGTCCCGGGGAACAGGGGCACGTTCGGAAGAAGTCACAGTACGAGGAATATCTCGAGTTCCACAACACACGCAACATTCTCGAGCAGATTCGGGGCAAGCTCAACACTCTGCTCGAGCAGCGTAACGCTGAACAGCAGGATCAACCGTCGCAGCGAGTGCCGAGCTCGGGGAATCCGTTTGCAAACTCCACGCTTGTCGGGCCGCCGGCAAGTGGCGAGACGGAGCTGGAGAAGAATATCGCCATCCTGAAGGCGGACCTCGACGGGTACTTGCGCACGATGAACCAGAAGAACGAGAACGAAATCAAGCGCTTCTGCCGGGGTATGTCGCGGGAACCGAAGGTGGTCGCGGTGCAGAATGCGGTGGAGCAGCGTAACCGATCTCGATCCGGCTCAATCATGAGTCTCGAGCACGACTACGAACTGCTGGATCGTTCGGGAGGTGCCGCCGGTTTGCCGTATGGAAGTATAGTGTCCGTAGGGTCGGAATCCCAACTACCTTACTATCAGGTCATGCCACCGATGGAAGGCGAAGGGCCGAGGCACTACCCTAGCGGTCGCCCTCCGGCAGCACTACCCACGGCGGCCGCCCTCGTGCTCAACCGTCGCAGTCCACCGAACCCGTTCGCGCAGGAAGTGCGCAGCTGTCAGCTGTTCCAGCACGGACCGGCGTCTACGTCGTTGGCCGGGTCGCATTCGTTGTGCTGCCAGCAGCGCTACCTCAACAGTGACGAAATTCGTATCTGCAGCCGGTACGGGGGTTGCGACCGGGCGGGCGGGGGCCATGCGAATGTCGCCATCGATATGCCGGAAGACGGCGAGGATAACgactccgacgacgacgagagtTTCGTCGGGGTATCGGCCGGTCGGGGAAGTGTCAGTATTGGAATGCCACCGATGGACGCGGGATCGTCCGCGGATGGCGGTGATGTGAGACGTGGCAGTCGTGtgaaaatcaaatctgatgCCAGTAGTGACGGTGATGGTGGGAAGGGTGGCGACAGTGCCAGTGATAGTAGTGCGGGGCGGGCCGCTATGGCGCACTGTGATTTCAGCCAGCTGCAGCGCAACATCACGCTCGAGCGCATCATCCTGATGGAGAGCCTCGGGAAGGGGCGCACGGGGCAGTTCGGCGACAAGGAGAAGATGCTGCTCGAGTGGCACCAGAACAAGCCGAGCTGCTGGGAGCTGTACTACGGTGCGAACCGCGAGGAGCAGAAGCCCCACCAGACGCTCATCCGGAAGATGAAGCTCGGGCGCAAGAACACGGTTTGCATTTCTTAC